The window GCCTTCCTTAGTATCAATATGAGATACCACCACTAATTAGCAAAACTCATATATGCTTTTAGTCACACAAAATCATAATCAATAATTAGTCAAGTCATGGCATAGATAGGCTGAAACACCTACTTTCAGAATTGCTACTCAGACAACTTTCATCACCCTAAAAAAAACACCTTAACTGTGGAGATGATAGAATCCCACACCCAACAGGTCCTTTACGGTTCGTACTAAGCACAAAGGCTTGTAGCACTTAATTcctccatagttatcaaggcgacgccatggcgtccaggttccttggtcgccttggccGCCTTGCCGCtcgccttgatttttgaccctctaaaactCGATGGTCGACTTCGCGCCTTGATAACGATGATTTCCTCTACTCTCATATTGCAAACTCTATCTATATATTCACTCTCATGAGAACATTCCAAAATTTCCAGTAAATTAACTAAAGAATTCCCTCGAAATGAGTGGTAAAAGCTAAAGTGAAGCCATCAAAGACTAAAGCACAATCACCACAAAACTCCCTAAGGCTTTCCTGACATCTTCCTTACAGAAATAGTCTTTCAGCCCACCAcatatcatttaaaatttgacaaTCTATCATGAGTCTGAGGTTGTCCTCATTACAATGCTATACAGAAATGGTATATCTAAGAGATGTCCTAACTGTTCTCTATCGGACGTTGCCCATTTCAAGTTCattaaatatgatttttttggcaaccctatatatatatatatatatatatgtttttttttgacAGAAAGCCACTTGGTGAAAGAGTTTCATGTCTCTATCAATTACTTCCACTCCATAGTTAAGAATGAAAGCCCATCTTTGAAACTTCATAACCACTATTCAATGAAATTGGCGTTTTTGTTTTATATCTGACCAACCTAAATCCTCTTCTATACTTTCCATCCTCACATCTGATTCAGTAATGGGATCCTAAAACTTCTAAAGGTATAAGTAAGGTTCCAAAAGAAACCTAGAACTGCAGGGCAGAAAATAGAACCAAAAAAAGGAGATTTTTAATATCTCAAAATTGACAAGTTTGATGGGACTGATATCCAAGTCGAGTAGCATTAAGGAGTTCAGGATTGAAAGCCTGAAAATCTGATCCCAATCCAATGGTAAGACCTGAAGATATGAGACTGTCACTGAAATAGAAAGTATGCAAACACAATTAGAATCTGATAGGTATTAGCAACTAGTTTCAAGTCTTGGTAAATTGGTGGAATCAAGTATCAACACCACGAGAATTGGTGGAATCACTCATCTGTTCTTCATAATCTGTTAAGGCCCTTGCTTAACTATCATCCATATTCCCTTGACCAGTTCTGCAGTAGGAATGCAGAGACTCTTAATCATAAttgtcaaggtgttgcctaggcgACTTGTTGGTGTCCCTTCGGttccacccctcccccccccccccccaactgaCTTGGGTCGCctagcgccttgacaactatgctcataATTGAGAATTGTGAAACCAGACTGCATAAAATCTCCACAAGGTCATCAAACATAGTCCCTCCAGTTGGCCATAAATCCTGCTAAACCCAGTTAAAATCTCCAGCTACCATCTTGCAATCgacaaaaattcaaaatattccTTTGCTACCGTCCATAACATCaatgttttttaattcctttGATACTGTCCACAATATCAATTTATTGCTCTCCCACAACAAAATGATACCTACATCTGTGACTGTCATTGGGAGAAAGGCCAACAAATTTCAAGTCAAGAGCCTTCTTGTAGTCTTCTACCATGTGTAAGTGAACATCTCACGCTTCAACTCATGAAGCATTCTCTGAATTCCCTTAATTAtagacattaaaaaaaaaaggatcaataTGGAGAACTTTGTTCAGGATGATTAGATTGCATCTTTATGTTAAGAATGGTTgtattgtatcaggggtatatgtgtaaatatccccttgtattattttcttattttttgtcatttgtataaggccaaacGCCTAGGTGTAATTTACTATATTGAAgtaatttactattcttttcaatataagcatgttagtctctaggTTAGAGACATAACACTAGaacaccaaaaccgtggctgctctcttctctttcttctcttctccttcttcaacctaaaatctatcatggtatcagagctgtttgctcctggagtttgaaggtgatcGAAGATTGTTTGGAAGGTGAAGAACAGTCTCTGTGAAGGAAAATAGCATACCTTCTCAGGCCTGTTTTTCTCTTGTCTGCAGTCCAAATACTGAGCAACcaagtgctctagtttcgtgtggaggtcttgtttcttctcattgtgtccTCCCACATCTCTTGGAAGCACCCAAGGAGTAGACGGGAATCTCGGCCAGGCTGTTCTGCCTCTGTTTTCCGCCAGCTGCAGTGTTTTTTGGCTCTTGTTGCTTCAATAGGTTCTTGTTTGACCAGTTTCTTTGGTCTATTTGAAtcgttttttggtaaggaacaATACTCATCCTTACTCCGTGGTTGTTTGATCAgtttttagggatttaaaggcCTATTTTCAGGCTATTTATCTCTGTTTTTCCTGGTTTTCTATTGCTGTATTTGTGGGACTGTTGTTGTGGTTGAGTTATTTGTTATTTGGGCCTATCAAGTGTTTGATTAAAGGTCAAAATGGGTGACAAAGATGCTGCAACACCCCTGCCTCTTGTAGACACAGCCCAAACAGCCccatttcttccttcctcctttgagAGTCCCAATATCCAACTCCCTATTGCCAAACTTGAGAaccacaactatttggattggtcccggtccatgaaattgattctcCGGTGTAGGGGAAAGATGGGTTACATCAATGGTAGTATACAGGCCCCTCTTCCGACTGAGCAAGGGTATCCCAAGTGGGACTCTGAGAATTCCCTGGTGATGGCCTGGCTTCTgttctccatgaagcctgagattggaaaaagatttatgggcaaggagactaccaaggacatttgggatagtgtggcCCGTATTTTTGATCGGGTTGGGGACTCTACtaaggtgtaccaacttctccaacagattgtcaGCTTGCGCCAGGGTGAGAGAAGTATCTCTGAATACTATAGCCTTGTTGTGGGCTTGTGGGAAGAGTATGACCATTATAGAGATCTCCAGTTATGCCCTGCTGATGAGGTCAAGGTGCATCggttgtttgagagagagagggtcttatttcttcttggaggtcttaatgctgattttgagcctcttagggtgcaaatccttggccgtccaagtcttccctcactggaggaggtgtgtggatatctacaAAGTGAGGAGACCAGTAGGGGTGCTATGGGGACTGCCCCCAGTTGAGCACTCTGCACTTGTTTCTTCCATCCCTCAGGACTCCACCAAGGGGGCCGATAAGGGGGTTGCTAAGGGAACTGTGAAGGGTCGATTCCTATGTGACCATTGTCGCAAGAATGGGCATACTAAGGATTTTGGctgggatctccatgggaagccccctATTGGTTCATCTGGAAGGCGAGGACAGCGGAAGAAagggcctaaggctcatgttggagttgttgaatcTGATGAATCCTCTCTTTCCAAGGAGGACATTGCTGCATTTCGCCGGATTGTGGCTCATTTGGATGGTTCCTCTGCCACTTCCTCAGGTTCCTCTGCCACCGGTTCTTCCACTGCACTGCAGGCTTCCTCCTCCGGCCTCacctcttgggtcattgactcagatgccacagatcatatgactggtaggtcaCAGCTATATAATTCCTATTCTatttgttctgggaaagataaggtaaaaattgctgacgataccttctcttctatttctggtaagggagatatccaggttgcaccttttttacccttaaagtctgtttttcatgttcccaactttgccactaaccttctttctgttagtcaattgactagatctttgaactgctttgtcaccttctttcctacccattgtctttttcaggatttggtgacgaagagggtgattggcagtggtcgtgaAGCTAATGGCTTGtatgttttggagactggtACTCCCCCTGTTCTAcaagctcagtcctatgtttgtgggcaagaaGGTGGACGTACTCAGGAGGATATTCTGCTATGGCACCGTCGCTTGGGGCACCCCTCCTTTTTtgttatgaggaaacagttgccacatttgtttacttcttttcctgtctcgcatgtttttcattgtgaaccttgtctatttgccaaaagttgtaaaacagtttatgcatctaatggtaatagatctacttcaccttttcatcttatccatactgATGTTTAGGGGCCctcccctgttacttctttgcgtagcttccgctactttgtttcttttattgatgacttttctcgggttacttgggtttttcttttgaaacataagagtgatgtccATATTGCATTTACAAActtttatgagttagtgtatacccaatttcaaactcggatccaaattgtccgcttagacaaaggtggggagtatatgtatagtggtttggaaaccttttttttctgaccatggcattattcatcaggtggattgtgttgatacccctcaacaaaatgggtggctaaaagaaaaaatcgccatctccttgaagtggctagatcaCTTTGGTTAACCATGtatgttccaaaaactttttggtctgatgctttACTCACTgttgtctttcttattaatcacatgccttctagtgtcttgaacttccaGGTTCCTCTTGATCTCTTGCCTTCaaggtcctcttctttttctctccctccaagggtgtttgggtgtatttgctatgtccatattagcaaatctgccggcactaaattggatcctaaggccctgaagtgcatctttcttgggtattcctccacctcaaaggggtataaatgctatcatcctcctacccgtcggtggctcctctccaaggatgttcatttctttgaaaaCATTCCGTTTTTTCAGTCccttcttcagggggagtgtggtGGTGGTATTGAAGGTGAAGAGGTTCCTGAGTTTGTgtcatttcctttctcctctcttgttcctatttctcctttccagcttgacaaagggaagaaaaattatgtggatgttgttgttgagggggagcttCCTAGTGCACAGGAaaacagagaacagggggagtTATTGGTGTATACGAAGGATAGGAGAAATCCACCTTCATGgtttcctataaagaagacctgccaaaatccttcttcgtctcctcatcctgagccttCATCAgttgagacaggtataccttcctctaattctccattctcagacttagatcttcctattgctcaccgaaAGGGAACTCGGGCATGCACTAATCatattgccaagtttgtttcctatgattctatctcccttacaggtaAAGCCTTTACTGTGGCTATCTCATCcatctctattcctaagaatgtaacagaggctatggcagatccaaaatggagagaagcaatgaacacagagatgttggctcttgagaagaatcacacttgagatcttgttgaactccctaaagggagaatcccggttgggtgcagatgggtattcacagtcaagttcaagtctgatggtactgtggaaaggtataaggcaagacttgtcgccaaggggtatacacaggtgtatgacattgactatcaggaaacctttgctccagtagccaagcataactccatccgtgtacttctctcaatggctgcaaatattgattggccattgtaccaacttgatgtgaagaatgcattcttacatggtgacccagaagaagaagtatatatgtactctcctcctgggttcaagcatcctggtGATAATGGGAAAGTGTATCGActtaggaaggctctctatggactcaaacaatctcctaaggcttggtttgagaggttcagacAAGCCCTCCTACAGAATGGCTacactcaaagtcaagctgaccacacattgtttatacagaggaagggcagcactattacagctctcattgtttatgttgatgacattgtggtcacgggaaacagtgaagctgaaatctcaaagcttaagctttatttggctcggcaatttgagatcaaagatcttggtctattgaagtattttctgggattgaagtttcaagatctaagcaagggatcaatgtttgccaaaggaagtttgttcttgatctacttaaggagacaggctacttaggatgcaaaccaatctcctcccctattgagcaaaaccacaaactaggggaagattgtagTGAACCTTTGGTGGATGCTGAAAAGTATCAGAGGCTAGTAGGTAAACTTATCTACCTCTCACTCACCCGACCTGACATCACCTATGCTGTTGGAGTAGTgtgtcagtttatgcatgcacccaagatgggacatcttgatgcagtttataggatcctcaggtatttgaagtcatgccctggaaaaggtcttctcttctctaataatggtcacttgagaattgaagtatatacagatgctgattagGCTGGGTCTATCtctgataggagatccacatctggATACTGTACCATTGTTGGAGGCAATTTGGTCCCCTGGAGGAAAAAGAAACAACCAGTGGTAGCCAGGTCAAGTGTTgaggcagagtttagagccatggctcatggtgtgtgtgaagtcttgtggttgaagaagcttgtccaagaattggggtttgagacaactgaacctatgagtctatattgcgacaacaaggcagccatcagtattgctcacaaccctgttcatgaggttgacagacactttatTAAAGAGAAAATAGACTCTACggctatttgtactccttttgtgaagacgaatgaacaagtggctgatatcttcaccaaaggacttggTACCAAtcactttagttttatgttagacaagctgggtatgtatgacatataccacccagcttgagggggagtgctaCGAATGGTTgtattgtatcaggggtatatgtgtaaatatccccttgtattattttcttattttttgtcatttgtataagACCAAGGGCCTaggtgtaatttactattcttttcaatataagcatgttagtctctaggttagagacataacacttgaacaccaaaaccgtggctgctctcttctctttcttctcttctccttcttcaacctaaaatctatCACTTTATAGGCAAGTAAGGTAGTACCAATGTTCTAGGGTTGTGGCTCCTGGTGGTGCCATCAAGATAGACTTTATTGGAAATGCATGCATAAACTCTCTGGTACCTACTGAACCAATGGGTGAGTTTTTGCTTTGTTTACAACAACAGACAGGGTCATAAACAAGGATCATATCATTAGTCCCAGTATAACTCTATACAGAAATCAAATggttcttcaatgtcatatCTTCAGAATAAAAACAACAAAGCTATAACTAATATCCTGCACCAAGCATATCACATAAAGCAACTCACCTATAAACATACAATGCATCATTCTTTGATGATTTTGCGATAGCTAAAGGAAGAAAACCAATATACCATCAAGCTATGTATCCTTCCTCAAAGTATCTTCCAGGGCCAACGTGTTATCATGCATTTCAACTACATTACAAAATATTAAGCTCACAAATGcagtggaaaaaaaaagtatttcatTATCTTTGCAAAAGCCTCAAAATTCCCAAATTTGAACAGTGACCATTTTGCATGCCAGGAAAAATGAAAAGGGGAGATAACAAAAAATTAACCACTAGAAATGCTACCATCAATCACAAGTAGACAGGACGAACAATTGTAAGGTTGTTTTAAATAACTATAGGGTATAGAAAGAAGATTATACAAGTTCCTACTTGGAAGAAGGGAAGTTAGCAGGAGAAAAAGATATCTAAAtttattgatatatatatttttttgtgtaGGTTGCATATCCCCTTTCAACAAAGGGAAGGGGGATGTGTATAGTTGGACATAACATTCCGCAAagttgaaaacaagaagaaaatgagtCTAATACCAATATTGAGAGCGTAGCTAACTCAAAAACTTGTTAAACAGGGTAACTAATATTTTAAACTAGATCCTTATATTTTTGCAGAAAACTATGGGAAAGGAAAATCTTAATTCACATTtcaattaaaaggaaaatcttAGTTCCCAGTTCAATTATCTAGGATTGTTACCATTTTGTCAAATGCACTTGGTCCTttcttttcccttaaattaTCTTACTTTACACACTTTTACATCCAATGAGATAGAACCTTGACATTCCTAGGGGAAGCATAAAATTGGAAGTAACACTATTGACAGGTAGATTATACACTCTAGAAGGCAAATCCTCTCTGGTACAACTAGTAAAAATGAAACCATGCCAGTCCAAAAGGCAGCCTACAGACCAATAGAACAGGAGAATGAGGAATTAACTAAacctaaaacaagaaacaaatcaAAACAACTCCTCCATTTGAATATTAAGGACTGTCACAAAGAATAGACAAATTGCTACATTTACAATCCAAATTAACAGCCAACCAGAAAAAAGATGACAGAAATCAGTTCTGTAATAAATGGTGAATAGAACTTGAAGCTCCAACAGAACATTCAGTATATTTATGTACTTGTAAAATCAAACATAAAGCAATATTGAGGGACATAGAAACACTATAAACAACTTAAGTGACGTCATCAAAAACATACTTCATACAAAATAGGCATAAGTCGTGAAAAATGACAAACCATTCAATAAGAAAGCATCAAGAGATCAGAAATGCTATTTTAAAAGTTATCATGTTAAGCAGGATCAATGGGTTAACATCTATAACTTATCTTCGAAAAATATGGACGTGCCCAGACTCTAGATCATGCACCAGACTCAAAGAATGACCACATCCATCAGATCAGACAGATATGGCAACACTCGTTACCTACAGCCAGACGCTTACATTAATCACTCCTAGGAGAAAACTCCTTGTATAATTATACTATCTTTGACACTGACAACCTTGGGACATTTTTTATTGTCCAACAGGACAcaatattaaatattaaatatgcATCTGTCTTGCTCAACTAAAAATTGAGGGGAAACAAGGGCAGCCAATGGTTATCACACTCTAAAGCCAGCTGCTACCTGTCCTGCCATACCAGGCtctggcgatgatggtggtgatatATCTGCAACAGTTTGGAGTGCTGGCGATGATGGCGGCATACCTGCAACAGTTCTAAAatgtggtgatgatggtggcaTACCAGGACTGGTTCTAGGAGCTGATGAATATGGCATATTACCACCAACAGGTCCTACCCTCATTTCAAATAATCTATCGATCTcatcttttctcccttctttacTGAAAGTTTCAGATATAAAATCACGGAGAGTAGGAGGACCAACAATTCCATTTCTCACCATCTGACTCAGCAAATCTCTACTCTTGTCTAGTTTACCCTCCTTGCACAGAGCCGTAATCACACTCTCGTAATGTGTTGGGGCTGGCTTCACATCTCTCTCCCCCATTCGTCCCAGAATCTGTGCAGCTTCTTCAACCTTGCCCCTTTTAACCAACTCATCAAACACCTTGTTGCAATATACTACATTGTATCTCAAACCTGATTCAACAaccatttttttgaaaaactctACAACATCATCCATCCTATCTTCTTTCAAATATGTATCAATGAAAATCTTGTAAGTGTTGATATTCAGGATGACAGACTTCGTGGACATTTCTGCAAACAGCTTCTCTGCCTCCGAAACCAATCCATGTTCACAGAACTTATCCATGATGTTATTGAAACCAGCCGCATCCATCATATAAGGCTTCGACTTTGGCTGCGTTCCGGCCTTCTTGAAAACCTCAATAGCCTCCGATAACTTCCCCAGTCGGAAACACTCGTTCACCATGGTATTAAATGTATCAGTGTTCACAGCTTGGAAATTCGGTGGGGTGTGGTTGTCCAACATTTGGAGGAAAAGCGCAGAGGCCTCCGTGGCCTTCTCATACTTGAGAAGTACCTCCAAAAGGGTATTGCAGGTGACGGGACTCATCTTGAATTGACGATCAAGAAGGTTGCGGTAAGACTCCATGGCTTCAGCATCCTTCCCCTGTTTCCAGTACCAGTCCATGAACGTAGCATGGACGACACCATCATAGACAAGGCAACGTTCGCGGAGCTCGTCTAAGAATTCAATTGCTCTCTCTAGGTTGCCCAAATTGAGGTACCCAGCAATAAGAACGTTGTAAACCAAAGAGTCTGCACCATGGCCCTTGTTGAGCATCTGACGAAGGAGATCGACAGCATCAGATATGCGACCAGCATCAACTAAACCCTTTGTGAGATGCCGGTAAGTCACAGGAGAAGGGCTAAACGGGGCGTTAGCGAGGATGTGTTGGTAAATTTCGATTCCAGTATCGACGCGGCCAGCATCACAGTGTGTATTGATGAGGACGTTGTAAGAGACGATGTTAGGAACAATGTTCGACTgcttgaagaagaaggtgaagagaGCAATGACGTCGTCGTAGCGACTAGCACGGTACATAGAAGCCATGACGGCGTTGCAGGTGAAGACGGTGGGGCGTGTGTTGGAAAAAACGGCGTGGCGAGTGGTGGCAGAGGCGCCATCGAGGTCTCCGGACCGGATGAGGGATTGGACTCTGTTGTGGAGGTTAAGACGGGAGCCGACGAGGGCTGAGGTGGCGTCAGGGAGGCGAGGTGCGTTGGGGTCGGGGCGAGGACGTGGGGAACTAGGGTCACGACGGAGGGCGTGGAGTGGGGGTTCGATGCGGAGGCGGCGCTTGCGCCGACGCCGCTCGGCTGCGGCCTCTTCTGCCGATGAGAAAGCGAAGGAGCGGGCGGAAATGAAGTTGTGATTCACTTGCTGGTGGTGGCGATGGAGAATAGAATCGTTGGAGACGGTGATAGTGGGGATAGAGTTACTGGTCGGAGAAAGAGGAGATGATCGTCGGAGGGATCTGAAGATGATACGATATATAGTCATGATTGAAACTGATAACCTTTTATATATATTGATGATTAATTGATACAAAAACGCAGttctagagagagagatgttttgTCACGACGACGATGTCGGAGCTCAGCGAGATACCCAACCCTGTCAGAAGTAAGAATCTGAAACCCTGAAGAGAGAGGCTAAAAccctcagagagagagagagagagagggacagcCGGACAGTGGAGGGAGACTATTGGACTCAATTTGGGCTGCTGCACATGCCCAAATAAGATGGAGAAGGCCCACTGCACTACCTTTGCATTAGTTTTCCTTCTGATAGGGGAATCCACTGTATACCATTTAGTAGTGTGGTAGTACAAATCGAAAGTGAACCGTTTATTACATGAAACCAAAACTAAACCGCTCGATTTGGTTTTATGTAGCTACATTGATCTTATGTTGCAAAACCAGCATACTTAGGGCATTTATTTTGTCCAGAACAGCACTGAGCATGGTTTTAGAGGACGGTATTGGATTGGGTGTCAGTTACCact is drawn from Telopea speciosissima isolate NSW1024214 ecotype Mountain lineage chromosome 1, Tspe_v1, whole genome shotgun sequence and contains these coding sequences:
- the LOC122649012 gene encoding pentatricopeptide repeat-containing protein At1g10270-like; translated protein: MTIYRIIFRSLRRSSPLSPTSNSIPTITVSNDSILHRHHQQVNHNFISARSFAFSSAEEAAAERRRRKRRLRIEPPLHALRRDPSSPRPRPDPNAPRLPDATSALVGSRLNLHNRVQSLIRSGDLDGASATTRHAVFSNTRPTVFTCNAVMASMYRASRYDDVIALFTFFFKQSNIVPNIVSYNVLINTHCDAGRVDTGIEIYQHILANAPFSPSPVTYRHLTKGLVDAGRISDAVDLLRQMLNKGHGADSLVYNVLIAGYLNLGNLERAIEFLDELRERCLVYDGVVHATFMDWYWKQGKDAEAMESYRNLLDRQFKMSPVTCNTLLEVLLKYEKATEASALFLQMLDNHTPPNFQAVNTDTFNTMVNECFRLGKLSEAIEVFKKAGTQPKSKPYMMDAAGFNNIMDKFCEHGLVSEAEKLFAEMSTKSVILNINTYKIFIDTYLKEDRMDDVVEFFKKMVVESGLRYNVVYCNKVFDELVKRGKVEEAAQILGRMGERDVKPAPTHYESVITALCKEGKLDKSRDLLSQMVRNGIVGPPTLRDFISETFSKEGRKDEIDRLFEMRVGPVGGMPPSSPALQTVADISPPSSPEPGMAGQVAAGFRV